CTTCCCTTGCTTGAGGCGTTAAGTTTCTATATTGTCATTAAGACATTCCTTGCTTGAGATTTCATCAACTTCATTTCCATTTGGAACCTTAAAAGCTCTTGTTAGAATGACATGTTCTTCCCCAACTCACATCACAAAGTGGTCACATTCAAAACACTTGAAATATGCCTTCCTTGGATTGCTTGTAAGTCTAGAGATCTTAATAACCGTATTTCGGCATCGACGAGTACAAGCTTGCGTTTTAAATTGAAGACCCGCAATGGGAGTGGTCTTCCAACCACCGACATCACAGTTTGGTGGAAGGTAAAAGAATTAAAAATAGGAGAATAGAGAGGGAAGGGTCTCTAGTAACATATAAATAGGAGATTTGAAGAGGGAAGCATAAAACTGAAGTATAAAAAATTGGGGGGAAATTTTCTGAATAAATAGAAGAATGGAGTGAAGCCAAAGTCATCCCCTTTATACTAAAACAATTggacttttcaaaaattttcccgcctaaatgaatggTTATAATTtggcttttattatatcatatctgtaattgagtttttattatattatttctGTTATTGGactttcattatattatatttacatCTGTATTATACTGAACTTTCTCTTTTCTACCGCTAatacaaaatattaataataataaatttacaattaaatttcaaattgagttaaatatcattttattattattttctttaatGTTTCTATCTAAAATATCGCGCATTCGCGCGAAATCTATACTAGTATCACACTAAGCATTAGAAGTCCAAGTCATCAAGCCGCATAAGCACTTAACGTCCTAAGTTGACGGTTTAGAAACTAAGGGTCACGTTTAATTAATAGAGTTTAAGGGTACAACTGATAATTTGAAAAACGCGTGGATACAAGTTAAAAACACGAATAATTCAGGGACACCCCATAGAAAAACCCAAACTTAATTAAACTCCATTTAAGTTACAAATACAACATGCATGAAGCTTACATATCTTCCTTCATCTATGGGTAGTTGAAAAACTTGAAATAGAAGTGATTGTACTTCAATGAGCAAGCATCATTCTCTTAAACTCATCGAAATCGACGAAACCATCACAATTAACATCATACTTACGCATAATTCTATCACAATCCAAACCACCATTGTTATCCCACATCCCTAATTTCCATAACACACTTTGAAGCTCTTGAGAAGAGATAAGTCCGTCTCCATTCAAATCGAACACCTTAAAAGCCTTATATaaatcatcactttcctcttcATTATGTTTTTCAACATTATTTCCGATTTGACCTATACATTTTGCATCATTATGTGTCTTTAACACAAACTCATAAAAATTACAAAACTCGTCGAAACTAAGACCATCTTTACCTATCAACGCGGTGAGCTCATTCGTGTCTGTCTGGAGCCCGATTCTCTCTAGGAGCCATTTAAGCTCGTCGAGACTTAAAAACCCATCGTCGTTTTGGTCGAGCGACTTGAATATTTGGTGTAAATCATTTGTGGTGAGGGTAGACATGGTTAAACCCGAAATTGTAGTAGTGAAGTTTATAGTTATTGGTGTATGTTGTTTAAAAGTGAGAGTGCGTTACGACGTATTTATACATGAACTAGTGTTGTTAATTAGGATTCGATGTGGCAGATGATgtaagaagatgatggagaggaaatTGGTAAGAAGTTTCATGGAGTAACGTAAGCCATAGAAGTGTTTTGTTACTATATGTTCTACTATAAAAGCCATATATATCTCAGTTTATCATGCAAAAAGAGACAAGGTAGGTTCACATGGATTTTTAAGTAAATggatttatattattattttttttttttgggtgaaaatcgggatcgaacccctgacctcatggttaagggatAAAATGAGCAACCACTACACCAAACTCATTTGGTTAGTAAATGGATTTATAGTTGAGCATGTTTGCCCACAGAGATTCCTCATTTCGATTGAAATGTTTACGTATTTTTAAAACATGCGAGGAGAATTTTGAAAAACGTAAATAATTGGATCGAAATGAGGAATGTAATATGCGTAAATCTGTGGGTACACAAGTGCACATGCTCAACTATAAATCCATTTACTTGAAAATCCATATATGGAGAATTTTGAAAAATATAAACAATTCAATGGAACAGAGAAAGTATATATCTATTAGAATATTGCCAGGATTCCACATAATGTCGtaccattttatcaacttaattaacATAAATGATACGTTTTTCTTGCACCCGTTCAAAAACCTTTTCTATTGTTTTTTATTTCTTTGGTTCAATTGAAATTGTTTGAGTTGATTACATTGAGCtaaattaattatgtttatgGTTCGATATAAGGCCCTTTTACAATTATGGAATTACTTGAGAGAAGATTGATGAATAAATAATGAGAATTTTGATAAGGAATGATAAGGGGAATTGTGAATGGTATTAGCTTTGGCATATTGTGCCATATATAGTTACACAAATACACAATAAGTACCGTATCCCACAATTAAGGCTAGGATATCGGGAATATACTCGGAATAACATAATAATAGCAACTATAAGATTTACATAATAATATAATCCTAATACCCCCCTCAAGCTGGAGCAAGGAGATCAAGAGTGCCCAGCTTGCTAAGAAGAGTGAGAAATTGTGGAGCGCCCAAGGCTTTGGTGAGAATGTCCGCAAGCTGTTTGGTAGTGGAAACATGATACGTGACAATAAGCTTGTCAATAATAGCATCGCGCACGAAATGACAGTCGATTTCAATGTGTTTCGTGCGTTCATGAAACACCGGATTACTTGCAAGTTGTAAGGCGGACGTGCTATCGGAGAAAACGGCCATAGGCCGTGGCAACACCACTCCAAAATCAGAGAGGAGTCCCTTTATCCACTTCAACTCACAAACAATATTAGCCATAGCCCGGTATTCTGCTTCTGCGGACGAGAGAGACATGACCGTGTTTTGCTTACGGGTCTTCCACGAAATAGGAGAGCCACCAAGAAAGATGTACCAGCCCGTGATAGAACGCCGTGAAAGTGAGCATGTGCCCCAATCCGAGTCACACCACCCAGAAATGGTGAGCTCGCTGTCAGCCCGTAATAAAATGCCTTGACCCGGACTACCCTTAAGATAGAGGACCACACGTAATGCAGCCGCCATATGCTCGGTATGAGGTTCGTGCATAAAACGAGAGAGAATATGAACGGCATAAGACAAATCCGGACGAGTGACAGAGAAATATATTAACCTGCCAACAAGACgcctatatgactcggcatccgTGAGAATGTCACCAGTAGCCTCGTCCAACTTGTGATGTTGCTCAATTGGTGTAGTAGCGGGCTTGGAGCCAAGTAACCCGGTTTCAGAAATAATGTCAAGCGCGTACTTACGTTGAGATATATAAATGCCTTCAACACTTCGGGAAACTTCGAGTCCCAAAAAATATTTTAATACGCCCAAATCCTTCATATGAAAACAAGTCCCCAAATATTCCTTGAATTTTGCAATAGCGGAATAATCATTACCAGCAATAACTAAATCGTCAACATAAATAAGAATGAATAAACGGACTTGGCCTTGCGAGTAAGAAAATAAAGAGTAATCAGAATAGGACTGAATGAAACTGTAGGATTTTAGGGCGGAGGCCGGAGGTGAGTTTAGCAAACCAACACCTAGGAGCTTGTCGGAGTCCATAAAGTGACTTCTTGAGACGACAAACCTTACCTTCTTTGCCATGACTGAAACCGGGAGGGAGACGCATGTAGACTTCTTCACTTAAATCACCGTGTAAAAAAGCGTTATGGACATCCATTTGGTGTAACTCCCATTTTTTAATAGCGGCGACAGCAAGAAAAACACGAATTGTACCCATCTTCACGACTGGCGCAAAAGTCTCACCATAATCTAACCCTTCAACCTGATGATTGCCAAAAACAACAAGACGGGCTTTGAGTCGTTCAACAGTACCGtccgatttatatttaattttgtacACCCATCTACACCCAAGAGCCTTCTTGTCCGGTGGTAAATCAGACAATTCCCAAGTAGCATTACGTTCAAGCGCATCTATCTCTTGCTTCATAGCATCACACCAACCCGGGTCACGGATAGCCTCCTTAAATGAGGGAGGTTCTAAGCCGGCGGTTACAGCTGCAAGAAACTCACGTTGTTTGACGGAAAAAGAATTGCAATTGACATAATTTGCTAAGGAGTATGGCGTACCTGAGGAGGACGTTGGAGAGCTAGGTGAGCTTGAAGGAGGAGACGGACTATTTGTGGTGTCAAGAACATACCCAGTGAGACGCGAATTAGGGAACTTTAAACGGCGTCCTTTACCCATTTCAGCAGTAGAAGCAGCGGCAGTACCTGCCTCGGGAACCGTACCAGACGCAGCAGCAGCGGAAGTGGCGTCAGTGCCGCTGGCAGCAGCTGAAGTGGCGTCATTGCTGCTGGCAGCAGCGCTACTGTACCAGAAACAGAGCTGCGGTCAGGTGTTCCAGAAATACCAGAGGCCGAATCAGTTCCATTAAAAGGTTCATTTGTTACTGTATCAGTGGCAGAATCCACGCATGGGGTCGAGGCATTCAAAACAGCGAAAGGAAAGTTCCCTTCATGAAAAATCACGTCACGAGAAACATAAAAAGATTCCGTCTCAAGGTCGTAAAGTTTCAAACCTTTCTTATTATGTGGGTACCCTACAAAAACACTCTTCCTACTGCGTTTTTCAAATTTATCACCATGAGTATTTTGGTTATGAGCATAGGAGAGACACCCGAAAACACGCAAATTATCATAGGAAGGAGCAACACCGTAGAGGCACTCATATGGAGTCAAATTATTTAACGAAGGAGACGGAGTCCTGTTAATCAAATAAGCAGCAGATAAAATGCATTCGCCCCAAAAGGATTTCGGTAGATTAGCTTGAAAACGGAGAGCCCGTGCGACATTCAAAATATGGCGGTGCTTACGTTCAACCCGCCCATTCTGTTGCGGTGTTCCAACACAAGAAGTTTCAAATTTAATtccatttttgaaaaaaaatccgGCCATACTATTGAATTATGTGCCATTATCACTCCGAACATGCTTAAGGACTTTAGAAAACTGAGTTTGTACCATGTGAATAAAACTCATGAACATGTCGGTAACTTCAGTTTTATCAAGCAGTAAATATACCCATGTAGCACGGGAATAATCATCCACTATTGTTAAAAAATATTTAGCACCACACGAAGAAGGTATACGATATGGCCCCTAAAGGTCGCaatgtattaaatcaaataaaTCCAATGCACGCTTATTATTCAAAACAAAACTGTCACGATGTTGTTTTGCCAAATGACAGGCATCACAAATTGTATCTTTATTGCTAAGTAAATTACTAAAAGAGGGAATAGCCTTGACCACTTTATGAGACGGATGCCCAAGTCGCTTGTGCCAAAGATCAAAATTCGCTTGTCCTGACACCGTGTGCACCGCCAGCGGCCTCTCCTCCGCATTAATCCAAAATAGTCCGTCTCGTAGCTCACCTGCTCCAATCATCTTCCTCGAAGAAAGGTCCTGAATAAGACAGGAATGCTTAGCAAAAGAAAACGAAATATTGGTAGCCAATGTAAGCTGAGAGACAGATATCAAATTGCATTTTAAAGTCGGAACAAATAGAACACCACATAGAGTAAGAGACTCATTAATATAAACGGAACCCATAACGGTTGCTACGACCTGTTGGCCATTGGGTAACCCAACAGCTCTGCCGG
This sequence is a window from Silene latifolia isolate original U9 population chromosome 8, ASM4854445v1, whole genome shotgun sequence. Protein-coding genes within it:
- the LOC141594640 gene encoding putative calcium-binding protein CML44, producing the protein FKQHTPITINFTTTISGLTMSTLTTNDLHQIFKSLDQNDDGFLSLDELKWLLERIGLQTDTNELTALIGKDGLSFDEFCNFYEFVLKTHNDAKCIGQIGNNVEKHNEEESDDLYKAFKVFDLNGDGLISSQELQSVLWKLGMWDNNGGLDCDRIMRKYDVNCDGFVDFDEFKRMMLAH